The window AAGGTCGTCCAGCCAGTGGGCCAGGCGACCACTGTCGTCGATGGCGTCGTCCAGCTCATCCTGGTCAACTCGAAGATGGCTAGCCGCAAGGGCGCTGTTCACGTAGGAGGTCTTGCCGTGCGTTGACAGCGCTCGCGCGAGCTCAGCACTCAGTTCGCCAAGTGGGACGTTCGGGCTGGCGCCGATCACAGCGATGGTCCGTGGCATGGTGACCGGTGCGCGCGATGCGCTGGTCTCCTTGAGGCGGTCGATGATGCGCCGGGTCAATACCATCAACAGTCGTGGGTAGTCTCTGAGCAACTCTTGAAAGGCCGCCGCTGAGAGCCGCAAGAGCTGCGTGTCGCGTAGTGCGAAGACGGTTGTCGAACGCGGCTCGCCCGTCAGCAATCCCATCTCGCCGATGGTCTCGCCACGCCCCAGCTCGGCAATGTTGCGCTCGGTCCCATCAGAGCTTGAGGCTGTGACTCGGGTCCGGCCGCTGATGACGACGTACAGGCAGTCGCTCGGATCACCTTGCCGCATCAGGATTGCGCCCTTGTGTAGCGCAACCCACTCGAAGGCGCTCTCGAGCGCCTCCCGAGCCGGTTCCGTGCCCGGCGCGGGATCCTCGATGCCGAACAGGTCGGCGATGATCCTGCGCGACTCGGCCACCATCGCCTCGGCCCGGCGCTCAACGAGATCGAGGCGTGGTGCCCGCGTGCCCTCCGGTTCGTAGCGTCCCCATGCCACCTCAGGGGTGTCAACCGCCGGCACGTCGGCCATCTCCATCGCCCGCCTTCTGTTCCCGTTCTGCCGCGTGCGCCTGTCGCCACCCACGATACGGTGGAGCTACGCCGCGCGCCACGAGGAATGCGCAGCTTTACCCGCGACTCCGGCCCCGATCACCGCTGCCCGAGACGCTCGTCGGCGATCCGTTCGACGTACTGCCGCAGGAGTGGCCTCGTCTCCAGGAGCTCCAGGAACGGCGTTCGGTCGAGGGTCAGCAGCAGGCACGGCGTGAGTGTCCGCACGTTGGCATTGCGCGGCTGATTCCGGATCAGTGCGATCTCGCCGAAGACGTCGCCGCGTCCGAGCATGGCCAGGTGCTGGTCGGCCTCGCCCGGACCTGACCGGGTCACGTCAACGTTGCCATTGACGATGACGTAGAACCGGTCGCCGAGCTCGCCCTGCCTGACCAGCAGGTGATCGGCCGGCACCTGCCGCGTCACGAATCGGTTCGCAATGACCGCCAGGCTCTCGCCATCGAGACCCGCGAACAGCGGGATCAGCCGTAGCCGACCGGGTTCCACTTCCGCCCGCGAACCGTCCCCGCCCATCGAGAAGCCGCTGTGCAGACTGATGAACACGTCTTCGAGTGACGGCTCGATCTCCGTGACGTTCGTGACCGCGAACTGCCGCGCGCCGAGCCAGTCCCGGAGGGTGTCGGCCGATTGCTGAAGCGGATCGACGAGCACGTGGATGGTCTGGCCGTACAGGACGGCTTCCCGCACGCCCGGTGCGTCACGGATCGCCTCAACGGTGTCGATTGGCGTTGGGCTGCCGACGCTGTAGAGTTTGCCACGAAGCGCACCCTGCTTGAGCTCAGCCGGCGACGCCAACGCGTGAAGGATGCCGTCCTGGATCATACCGACGCGATTGGCGTACTCGGCCTCCTCCAGGTAGTGGGTCGTGATGAATGCCGTGACGCCTTCGCGGACGAGGCGGAAGATCGTAGCGAAAAAACGGCGGCGCGAGACGGGGTCTACCGCCGCCGTCGGCTCATCCAGGAAGAGCAGCGGCGGTCGGTGGATGATCGCGCACGCCAGGGCCAGACGCTGCTTCCAGCCGCCGGACAACTCCCTGACCCGCTGTCGCTCCCGACCTTCGAGGCCACACATGGCGACGAGCTCGCGGAGGCGATCCCCACGCGTTGCGCGCGGGACGTTGTAGACCCGAGCGTAAAAGTTCAGATTGTCCCGGACGGTGAGATCCTGGTAGAGCGAGAATCGCTGGCTCATATAGCCGATCTGCTGTCTGACCTTCGCGGCGTCGCTCACGACGTCGTAGCCCAGGATGCGTGCGTAGCCGGATGTCGGCTCCAACAGGCCACAGAGCATCCGAATCGTCGTCGTCTTCCCGGAGCCGTTTGGCCCGATCAGCGCGAACACTTCGCCCGGTGCAACTTCGAATGAGACGTTATCGACGACGGTGCGAGCGCCGTAGCGCTTTGTCAATTCGTGGACTTCGATGATCGGCACAGCGGATGTCACTCGCGCTGCCTCGACAGGCGGTAGGCGGCCCCGGCGAAGACGATCACGGCGAAGATCAGGAGCGGGACCGTGGCAGGCCAGAGCACGTCGATGTCAACGCCTTTCAGCATGATGCCGCGTGAGACCTTCAGATAATGTGTCAGTGGCAAGAGGCTGCTGATCTGCTGCGCGATGACGGGCATGCCCTCCCGGGGAAACAGGAAGCCGGTCAGCAGGTAGGAGGGCAGCAGGAAGAGGTCGTTGTATTGCCGCGCCTCCAGCTCGGTGGACGCGACCGTCGAGATGAACAACCCGGCGCCGAGGGAGCCCAGCAGGAACAGAAACGAGAGCACGAAGAGCAGCGGAACGCTGCCGGCCACCTCGGTACCAAAGACCAGCCAGGCTGCCAGCATCGTGAGCGTCGCGGCGGCCAGCGAGAGGATGGCATACGGGATACATTTGCCGAACATCAGCTCCATGGGGCGAAGCGGCGTGATGCGGAGCTGTTCGAGCGTTCCCCACTCGCGCTCGAGGATGATTGCTTGAGCGGTGGAGGAGAGTGCAAGCTGCTGGAGGATCAACCCGACCAGACCGGGCAGGAGAAAGCGGATGCTCTCCAGACTCGGGTTGTACAGCACGACCGGTCGCAACTCCAGGCCGGGTGGCGGTCCACCGCGTCCGAGGCGCGCCATGGCGGTGGCCGCGAGATCGCTCGAGTGGACCTGCGCGATGCTGCCCGCTGCGAACAGTGCCGCCTGGGACGACCCAGGGTCCGAGCCGTCAATGAGGAGCTGCGCGAGCGCCAGTTCGCCACGGATCGCTCGATCACCGAAGTCGGCCGGGATGACCAGACCGACTTTCGCCCGGTCACCGTCGATGGCCGCGACCGCCTGCTGATAGGTGCCGACGTTGGCAACAATGGTGAAGTAGCTGCTGTTCTCCAAGGCCGCCACGAGCGCCCGGCTGTCCGGCGTCTGCGACTCGTCCAGCACGACGGTCGGAATGTGGTCGACGACCGCCTTGATGGCGTAGCCGAAAATCAAGAGCTGGACCGAGGGCAACAGAATAAGCATCGCCACCGTGGGCGGATGCTTGAAGACGTGGGCGAACTCTTTGAGCGCTACCGCGCCGATCCGCTCCCAAGCGTCGATCATCCCCCCGGGCGCCTCCCCGCGCATCGACCGACCACGGAGCACCGTCGCCAGATGGACGCCATTATGCGCTACCTGGTGGACGAGCCGGGCACGAACCTGGCATCCACAGGAACGCCGGGCCGTAGCAACCCATCCGGATTGTCGATCCGCACTTTGACGCCGAACACCAGATTCAATCGATCACGTGCGGTTTGCGTGTTCCGAGGCGTGTATTCCGCGCGCCCGTTGATCGACGTGACCATGCCCCAGAATGACAGCCCCGGCAGATGATCGGCCGAGATGGCCACGGCCTGTCCGACAGCCACCTGGCCCAGGTCGCGTAGTGGAACGTAGATCGTCGCCTTCACCCGTGAGAGATCAGTCAGCGCGACGACGGGCTGGCCCGGCAGCGTCAGCTCGCCTTGTCGCATGGGCGTGCGCGTGACCTGACCGGTGATGGGAGCGCGCAGGGTGTACTTGGCCATTTCGACGTCGAGCGCTCGCTTTGCCGTCGCGTCGACCAACTGGAGCTGGAGCTGCATGGCAGCGTCGTCGAGCCGCGCCAGGACCGTCCCCGCCTGGACGGTCTGGCCCTCCTCCACCCGGAGGTCCACCAGCCGGGCGGCGACCTCCGAACTGATGAGCACTTCCTCGGCCTCGATCACTCCGGATGCGTCTGCCCGAGCCAGAGGCTGGAACACGCTCCAGGATTGGATGCCGAGCCATGCCAGCCCGGCGGCTACGAGTGCCATGGTCAACAGGAGGACGATCCGGACCAGGCCATTCGCGCGGCGCCGGCGTCGGACAGGCAAACTCGCGATCCGAAACGGCTGCGCGCTGCCGTCCGGAGCGGGTACGTGCGGCGGCGCGGCCGGTGGGTCCACGGGTTCGGTCGTCACAGCCATGACATGCGTCCCATCGAGTTTGTGCCTTGCATCGCTCACCTTAACGCCCCGTCTGCGAAGGACGCCACGAGGAATGCGCAGCTTAACCCGCGATTAGTCGCGGGTTAAGCTGCGCATTCCTCGTGGCGCATCGCACGGCTTCGTCGTACCGTGGGCGAGTGCAAGGCCTGCCAGGCCAGGAACGACGCAGAGGACTACGGATGCAGGCGATCGACCATTCACAGCGCCAACCAGGCGCGACTGGGTCGGGCGAGCCAGTTCGCCTCGCCTTCTACGATTTTGATGGCACGCTGGCGTCTGGGACGATTGTCCATCGTTACGCCTACTTCGCCGGGCGGCTAGACTCGCGCCTGGAGGCGCTCTCGCGGCAAGCGAGGCTGCTGCTGAAGGTGCCGCTCTTTGTGGGAGTGAATCAGTTCTCTCGCCGCAGGTTCAACGAACTGTTCTTCCGCGAGTACCGTGGCCTGGACCAGCAGGTGCTCATTCAGCTGGCCGGCCGCCTGCTTGACGAGCAGGTCCGTCGGAGTATCTACCCGGCGGCGCGTGCTGCGTTGGCGGCGGACCGCGCGAACGGGTATCGGCTGGTGCTGCTGAGCGGCGAACTCGACGTAGCGCTGGCGCCGGTGGCCGCCGAACTCTGCTTCGACGATCTCGTGTGCAATCGGCTGGTCTATCGCGATGGCATCGCCAACGGCGAAGTCGTGGCGCCGCTGCTGGCAGAAGGCGAGAAGGCTGTCGCAATTCGGCGCATCTGCGAAGCGCATGGCACCACACCGGCCACCGCCCGGGCATACTCTGACAGTCTCTCTGATCTACCGATGCTCGACGCGGTGGGCGAGCCGTTTGCCGTCAATCCCGATCCTCGGCTTCGACGTGTGGCACAGTCCCGTGGCTGGCCCATCATGAACTGGCGAGATCAGCCTCATGTCTGAACGACCTCTGTATGCGGACCCGAGTATCTTTGGTGACCCGCGTCCGAACGCGGTAGGCCGCCGGGCGCTGGTGCCCGACGATGGCTGTGTCACCGAGCTTGACTCTCGCTCAGCGCCGCGCGTGATCTGGTCCGGCGAAGATTTGCTTTCCGTCAAGCTCCCAGCCGGGACTCGGGTCATCTCGTCGAAGCCACCAATTCCCGGCCTCCCGAACCGCGAGGCCGCGATCAAGTACGCACTGGCGAACCCTGAGGGATCGGACCCGCTCGCGGCATGCCTGCAGCCCGGCCAGAAGATCACCATCGCGATTGACGACGTGTCGCTGCCGCTCCCGAAGATGCGCCGGCCGGACATTCGGCAGTCGGTCTTGACCGTGCTCCTGGAGATGCTGGCCGAGCACGGCATTGATGACATCCAGATCGTGGTGGCGACGGCGTTCCACCGGCGCATCACCCCCTCCGAAATGCAATGGTTGGTAGGATCTAAGATCTTTCGCGCGTTCTACCCGGACCGGCTCTTCAACCATGACGCCGAAGCGCCGAACGGCATCGTGGAACTCGGAGAGACGCGTCACGGGGAGAAGGTCAGGCTCAACCGTCGGGCCGCCGAGTCCGACTTGCTGATCTACGTGAACGTCAATCTCGTGCCGATGGACGGCGGCAGCAAGTCCGTCGGCGTGGGGCTGACTGACTACGGCACACTCCAGGCTCACCACAACCCGGGCACCATTCGCGCGAGCGACTCGCTGATGGACCACACCCGCTCGGCATTGACCGCCAGTTGCGACCGGATCGCGCAGATCCTCAACCAGCACGTCAACGTCTTTCACATCGAGACGGTCTTGAACAACCGCGCTTTCGGCCCTGAAGCGGCGTTCCTCTCGAAGTCGGAGGAGGCGTTCAACACGGTGGACTGGGCCGCCTTCCATGCGACTCGGGCGATGCTGGCGCGGTCACCACGGACGATCAAGCGCAAGATGCTGCACCAGATCTCGGCCCCGTATGAGCCGATCGCGATCCACGCTGGCGAGACGTTCGCGGTTCACGAGCGGACATTGGCGTACTGCTACGCGCAGTACTGCGTTCCTGTGGACGGTCAGGCGGATGTCATGATCGCTGGCATCCCGTACCTCTCGCCGTACAACATCGACTCGGCCCTGAACCCACTGCTCGTCCAGGTCATGGCGCTCGCGTACACCTTCCACATGTACCGTGGGCACCCGCTGGTCCGAAAAGGCGGTGTGATGATCGTCACCCATCCGCTCTACGACGAGTTCGATGCCGAGCAGCACCCCTCGTATATCGAGTTCTTCCACCGTCTGCTGCCGGAGACGCGCGACGCTTTTGAGCTCCAGCACCGATTCGAGGCAGAGTTTGCCCAGGACGCGGGCTACCGCCACCTCTACCGCGAGGGCAAGGCGTACCATGGCGTCCATCCGTTTTATATGTGGTATTGGGGCGAAGCGGGCCGCGCCCATCTCGGCAAGGTGATCGTCGTCGGCGCGAGGGAGCCGGAGACGGCCGCGCGTCTGGGCTGGGACACGGCGACGAGCATGGACGAGGCGCTGGCGTTCGCGCAGTCGTACCTTGGACATCGACCCAGCGTCACGTTTTTTCGGATGCCGCCCCTTGTGATGGCCGATCTCACGGGACCACCGGCATGAAACACGTGCTCGTCACCGGGGGCACCGGCTTTCTCGGGCGCCATCTGGTTGCCCACCTGCGCCGCACCGAGCCGGAGACCCGCCTACGACTGCTCTGTCGCGAATCTACCCCAGCCGACGACGATCCTGCCGTTGAGGTCGTACGAGGCAACGTGGCGGATGCCGCGAGCGTGTTTCGCGCGATGGATGGGGTCGATCAGGTCTACCACCTGGCTGGCCCTGTGTCCCGTCGCCGGTCGGATCGGCAAGACTTCTTCTCGACCCACGTCGAAGGGGCCAGGAGCGTCTGTGCCGCCGCCGCACGCTACCGCCCCGAGCGGCTGGTGTTTGTGTCGACGTCCGGTACCATCGCTGTCTCGCGCCGCCCAGTCCTGCACAACGAGGGGGCGGCATACCCGTACACACTGGTGAGCCGCTGGCCGTACTACGTGAGCAAGATATTTGCGGAGAAGCTTGTCTTGCAGGCCACCGCCGAGCACGATCTTCCGACAGTCGTCGTCAACCCGACCCTGGTCCTTGGGCCGTGCGGTGGTCCGTCCTCGACGAACGCGTCGATCATGCCGTTTCTGGATGGTCGACTCCCGTTCGTCCCGCGCGGTGGGCTCAGCTTTGTGGACGTGCGCGACGTCGCGGCGATCCTGCCAGTGGCCGCGGCACGGGGGCGGGCAGGCCAACGCTACCTGCTAACCACCGCGAACGTGAGCTTCCGCGAGTTGACGAGCCGGCTGGCGGAGATTGAAGGACGACCGGCCAGGAACTTGCCAGGGCTTCCGACGCCGCTGGTGCAGGATGCGGCAGGCGTGCTGAGGCTGCTGCCGCTCGCGGCTCAGAGAGCGCTCTTGGACCCGGCGGGCCTCGAGATGTCGACCTGCTTCTGGTACGCTGACGCTTCGAAGGCCCGCACCGAGCTCGGGTTTGCACCGCGTAACCCCTCTGAGACTCTCGCAGCGGCCGTGAACGATCTCCAGAGAGCGGAGGTGGGGCAATGATGCGCCAGCGCTCGGGTGCTCCACTGGTGCTGGCACCGCCCCGGCCGTCGAGTGTCGGCAGGCCCGGGTGGCCGTACTCGCCGCTGTCGGTGGTGGCGCGCGGCTGGATACAGGCACCGCTCTTTGGTCTACTGGGGCTGTTGGTTCGGACCGAAGTGAGCGGCCTGGAGCGGATCGAGCAGATGGATCGGCCGGTGCTCTTCGTAGCGAACCATATCAGTCACCTGGACACCGCCGTGGTGCTGCGGGCACTACCGGCCGAACGGCGGCGTCGGATTGCGGTGGGGGCAGCGCGTGATTACTTTTACAACCATGCGCTCGTTGGCGCGATGGTGGGCCTCGGTGTCGGGGCTTTTCCGCTCACCCGAGGAGCCGACATTCGGCCACTGCTCGACCAGTGTACGCGTCTGAAAGAGAGTGGCTGGTCGATGCTCTTTTTCCCGGAGGGCACGCGCTCGACTTCCGGCGAGATAGGGCCGTTCAGGCACGGTGTCGGACTGATTGCCGCCACGCTTGGTCTACCGGTGGTGCCGATCCGGACGCGTGGTCTGTTTGAAGTGTTACCGAAGGGCAGCGTCCTGCTACGTCCCGGCCGCGTGACCGTCAACATCGGCTCGCCGTTCGACGTCGAGCCTGGAGCTCCGATTCACCATGTCACCGCCTCGATCAAGGCGGCACTCCACGCTCTCTAGCATCGCGGGGCTCCACAGCGCACCCGGGGATAGTGCAAGCTCCCGACCCGTACTCGTGCGGGCTGCACGAGTACGGGCTGCACGAGTACGGGCTGCACTCACGGCCGATCAGGCCGCGGTTCGAGTGTTTGACGCATACAATCCAGCGCCCGAGAGAGCCCCGTCCGCGCGCTCTCCGAGCGCTACGTACCCGGCCTTCGGTAGACCGCGTGCGCCTCCAGCTTCTCCACGTCGAAGTCCACGCCGAGGCCGGGGCGCTCTGACAGGAACAACTGATCGCCCCGGAAATCGATGGGGTGATCGAGGAAGTGGTTGTAGTTGGCGTAGTTCGCGATGTTGTGTTCGAGCCGGTAGAAGTTGGGCACGGTCATCATGGTGTGCGCGCCGGCGAGGACTTGCAGCGGCCCCATCGCGTTGTGCGGGCTGATCGGGACGTGGTACGCCTCGGCCATGGTGGCAATGCGGAGCATCTCGGAGATGCCGCCGGTCCAGACGATGTCCGGCATGATGTAGTCCGTCAGGTGCTGCTCCAGGAGGGGCAGGAAGTCGTGGCGAGTGTACAGCCGCTCGCCGACGCAGACGGGGATGTTGATCTGCTCGCGGACGGCGCGGAGTGCCTGGATGCTCTCCGGCGGCGTCGGCTCCTCGAACCAGCCCAGGTTGTACGGCTCCAGCCGCTTGCAGATGCGGACGCAGGTGGGCACGTTGTAGTGGCCGTGGGCGTCCAGCAGAATCCCGATGTTCGGACCGACGGCCTCGCGCATGGCGGCGATGATGTTGGCGCCGAAGTCCTCGCCCTCGGGGGAGATCTGCCCGGCCAGGTAGCCAGTATGAAATTGCTCCATTTCCAGGAAGGGGTCGCACTTGATGACCGTGTGCCCCTTCGCCACGGCTCGCTTGGCCGCCGCGGCGTACTCCTCGGGGGTCTTGGCGAACGGGAAGCCGTCCAGCGCGAAGAACCAGGCGTTGGCGTAGGTGGGGATGCTCGGGCGGACCTTCCCGCCGAGCAGATCGTAGATCGGGCGGCCGGTCACCTTGCCCTTGATATCCCAGAGCGCGATGTCCAACCCGCTAACGACAGCTGTTGGCAGCCCGCGCGGCCCGAGGTACGCCGCCTTCCGGAAGATCCGGTGCCACATCGCGTTGATGTCGGCAGCATCTTCGCCGACGATCCACGGCTTCAGGTGGTGGATGGCGTCGGCGATCATCAAACTGCCGTTGCCGGGGAAGTTCGTACACTCGCCCCAGCCGTAGACGCCCTCGTCCGTGCGGACCCGCACGAACGTCCAGATATCGGGGTACTCCACGCTGTTCGGCGTGGTGAACTTCGACGGATCGACGGTGTAGACGTCGACATCCGTGATCTTCATGCTGATCCCTCCCTGAGGCCGGCCGCGGCGGAGCAGCCCGGCGACGTGCGGGAGGATCATAGGATGAGGACCATCAGCGCCGCCTTCCCAGGCGGCCACCGGGCTGGACACAGATTCTTGACAGTTCGGCCATCGAATCGCCGTGACCGAGGCGGTATCGTGGTCGAGGCAGACACACCCAGTACCACGTCAGCATCGCTTCGGGGGCGAGAGCATGAGCGACTTCTCGGGATACATGGGTCAGATCGCCGGGCGGCGCACGGCCAGCCGGCGGGC is drawn from Chloroflexota bacterium and contains these coding sequences:
- a CDS encoding ATP-binding cassette domain-containing protein, giving the protein MTSAVPIIEVHELTKRYGARTVVDNVSFEVAPGEVFALIGPNGSGKTTTIRMLCGLLEPTSGYARILGYDVVSDAAKVRQQIGYMSQRFSLYQDLTVRDNLNFYARVYNVPRATRGDRLRELVAMCGLEGRERQRVRELSGGWKQRLALACAIIHRPPLLFLDEPTAAVDPVSRRRFFATIFRLVREGVTAFITTHYLEEAEYANRVGMIQDGILHALASPAELKQGALRGKLYSVGSPTPIDTVEAIRDAPGVREAVLYGQTIHVLVDPLQQSADTLRDWLGARQFAVTNVTEIEPSLEDVFISLHSGFSMGGDGSRAEVEPGRLRLIPLFAGLDGESLAVIANRFVTRQVPADHLLVRQGELGDRFYVIVNGNVDVTRSGPGEADQHLAMLGRGDVFGEIALIRNQPRNANVRTLTPCLLLTLDRTPFLELLETRPLLRQYVERIADERLGQR
- a CDS encoding ABC transporter permease, producing the protein MIDAWERIGAVALKEFAHVFKHPPTVAMLILLPSVQLLIFGYAIKAVVDHIPTVVLDESQTPDSRALVAALENSSYFTIVANVGTYQQAVAAIDGDRAKVGLVIPADFGDRAIRGELALAQLLIDGSDPGSSQAALFAAGSIAQVHSSDLAATAMARLGRGGPPPGLELRPVVLYNPSLESIRFLLPGLVGLILQQLALSSTAQAIILEREWGTLEQLRITPLRPMELMFGKCIPYAILSLAAATLTMLAAWLVFGTEVAGSVPLLFVLSFLFLLGSLGAGLFISTVASTELEARQYNDLFLLPSYLLTGFLFPREGMPVIAQQISSLLPLTHYLKVSRGIMLKGVDIDVLWPATVPLLIFAVIVFAGAAYRLSRQRE
- a CDS encoding efflux RND transporter periplasmic adaptor subunit; translation: MAVTTEPVDPPAAPPHVPAPDGSAQPFRIASLPVRRRRRANGLVRIVLLLTMALVAAGLAWLGIQSWSVFQPLARADASGVIEAEEVLISSEVAARLVDLRVEEGQTVQAGTVLARLDDAAMQLQLQLVDATAKRALDVEMAKYTLRAPITGQVTRTPMRQGELTLPGQPVVALTDLSRVKATIYVPLRDLGQVAVGQAVAISADHLPGLSFWGMVTSINGRAEYTPRNTQTARDRLNLVFGVKVRIDNPDGLLRPGVPVDARFVPGSSTR
- a CDS encoding HAD family phosphatase, with the translated sequence MQAIDHSQRQPGATGSGEPVRLAFYDFDGTLASGTIVHRYAYFAGRLDSRLEALSRQARLLLKVPLFVGVNQFSRRRFNELFFREYRGLDQQVLIQLAGRLLDEQVRRSIYPAARAALAADRANGYRLVLLSGELDVALAPVAAELCFDDLVCNRLVYRDGIANGEVVAPLLAEGEKAVAIRRICEAHGTTPATARAYSDSLSDLPMLDAVGEPFAVNPDPRLRRVAQSRGWPIMNWRDQPHV
- a CDS encoding DUF2088 domain-containing protein — protein: MSERPLYADPSIFGDPRPNAVGRRALVPDDGCVTELDSRSAPRVIWSGEDLLSVKLPAGTRVISSKPPIPGLPNREAAIKYALANPEGSDPLAACLQPGQKITIAIDDVSLPLPKMRRPDIRQSVLTVLLEMLAEHGIDDIQIVVATAFHRRITPSEMQWLVGSKIFRAFYPDRLFNHDAEAPNGIVELGETRHGEKVRLNRRAAESDLLIYVNVNLVPMDGGSKSVGVGLTDYGTLQAHHNPGTIRASDSLMDHTRSALTASCDRIAQILNQHVNVFHIETVLNNRAFGPEAAFLSKSEEAFNTVDWAAFHATRAMLARSPRTIKRKMLHQISAPYEPIAIHAGETFAVHERTLAYCYAQYCVPVDGQADVMIAGIPYLSPYNIDSALNPLLVQVMALAYTFHMYRGHPLVRKGGVMIVTHPLYDEFDAEQHPSYIEFFHRLLPETRDAFELQHRFEAEFAQDAGYRHLYREGKAYHGVHPFYMWYWGEAGRAHLGKVIVVGAREPETAARLGWDTATSMDEALAFAQSYLGHRPSVTFFRMPPLVMADLTGPPA
- a CDS encoding NAD-dependent epimerase/dehydratase family protein, giving the protein MKHVLVTGGTGFLGRHLVAHLRRTEPETRLRLLCRESTPADDDPAVEVVRGNVADAASVFRAMDGVDQVYHLAGPVSRRRSDRQDFFSTHVEGARSVCAAAARYRPERLVFVSTSGTIAVSRRPVLHNEGAAYPYTLVSRWPYYVSKIFAEKLVLQATAEHDLPTVVVNPTLVLGPCGGPSSTNASIMPFLDGRLPFVPRGGLSFVDVRDVAAILPVAAARGRAGQRYLLTTANVSFRELTSRLAEIEGRPARNLPGLPTPLVQDAAGVLRLLPLAAQRALLDPAGLEMSTCFWYADASKARTELGFAPRNPSETLAAAVNDLQRAEVGQ
- a CDS encoding 1-acyl-sn-glycerol-3-phosphate acyltransferase; amino-acid sequence: MMRQRSGAPLVLAPPRPSSVGRPGWPYSPLSVVARGWIQAPLFGLLGLLVRTEVSGLERIEQMDRPVLFVANHISHLDTAVVLRALPAERRRRIAVGAARDYFYNHALVGAMVGLGVGAFPLTRGADIRPLLDQCTRLKESGWSMLFFPEGTRSTSGEIGPFRHGVGLIAATLGLPVVPIRTRGLFEVLPKGSVLLRPGRVTVNIGSPFDVEPGAPIHHVTASIKAALHAL
- a CDS encoding mandelate racemase/muconate lactonizing enzyme family protein — protein: MKITDVDVYTVDPSKFTTPNSVEYPDIWTFVRVRTDEGVYGWGECTNFPGNGSLMIADAIHHLKPWIVGEDAADINAMWHRIFRKAAYLGPRGLPTAVVSGLDIALWDIKGKVTGRPIYDLLGGKVRPSIPTYANAWFFALDGFPFAKTPEEYAAAAKRAVAKGHTVIKCDPFLEMEQFHTGYLAGQISPEGEDFGANIIAAMREAVGPNIGILLDAHGHYNVPTCVRICKRLEPYNLGWFEEPTPPESIQALRAVREQINIPVCVGERLYTRHDFLPLLEQHLTDYIMPDIVWTGGISEMLRIATMAEAYHVPISPHNAMGPLQVLAGAHTMMTVPNFYRLEHNIANYANYNHFLDHPIDFRGDQLFLSERPGLGVDFDVEKLEAHAVYRRPGT